The Archangium primigenium genomic interval GTGGGCCGCCACCAGTTGCCCTTCGTGGAGCTGGCGGCGGTGCGCGGTGGCAACGCCCGTGTGGGGCTCGAGGACAACATCTACGTGTCCAAGGGCGTGCTGGCCCAGGGCAACTGGGAGCTGGTGGCCGAGGCGGCCAGGCGGGCCACGGCCAAGGGCCGCACGCTCGCCACGCCCCAGCAGGCCCGTCAGCTCCTGCGCCTGGACACGGTGTAGCCGGCGCATGGACACGGGGCTCGGCGGCAAGGGCGTGCTCGTCACCGGGGGCGCGGGCGGCATCGGAAGCGCCGTGGTGCGCGCCTTCGCCGAGGAGGGCGCGCGGGTGGCGGTGCACTACCACCGGAGCGAGGACAACGCGCGGGCGCTCGCCGCGGAGGTCGCCGGCGTGGCGCTGCGCGCGGACCTCACCGCCGAGGCGGACGTGGACGCGCTCGTGCCCGAGGCGGTGAAGGCCCTGGGCCGGCTGGACGTGCTGGTGGCCAACGCGGGCGTGTGGCCGGCGCCCGACGAGCCCGTATGGAGCATGTCGCTCGCGCGCTGGCGCCAGACGCTGGCGGAGAACCTGGACAGCGTCTTCCTGTGCTGCCGCGCCTTCCTGCGCCACGTGGAGTCCACGGGCACGGGCAACATCGTCCTCATCGCCTCCACCGCGGGCCTCTTCGGCGAGGCGGGACACGCGGACTACGCCGCGGCCAAGGGCGCGCTCGCGAGCGGCTTCCTCAAGAGCCTCAAGAACGAGATCGCGCGCATCGCGCCACAGGGCCGGGTGAACACCGTGTGCCCGGGCTGGACGGCGGTGCCGCGCAACCAGGACAAGCTCGGGGACACCGCGTTCGTCCACCGGGTGACGCGCACCATGCCCCTGCGCAAGCTGGGCCGCCCCGAGGACGTCGCGCGCACCGTGGTGTCGCTCGCGTCCGATCGCGTCTCGGGCCACGTCACCGGCGAGGTCATCACCGTCGCCGGGGGCATGGAAGGCCGCGTGCTCAACGAGGCCTGAGCCGCGCGCTCAGGCCGCGGGTCCGACGGCGGCGGGCACGGCCTCGGGCGCCGTGCGGGTGGCGCGCAGGGACAGGCCCAGCGCGAGCACCAGCAGCATCGACGCGAACAGGAAGGGCGCGCCCGGCTGGTGCACGCCGTGCTGGGGCGCGATGGCCGCCGCGAAGGTCTGCGTGAAGAGGCCGGGGCCGATCATCCCCGCGATGCCCATGAGGCTCGAGAGCGTGCCCTGGAACTGCCCCTGCTCCGAGGGCGGCACCCGGCGCGTCATCAGCCCCTGGGACGCCGGGGAGAACAGCCCCCACAGGCCCATCACCGGCAGGCCCACCGCGAGGAACACGACCGGGTTGTCGGCGAGG includes:
- a CDS encoding SDR family NAD(P)-dependent oxidoreductase, with amino-acid sequence MDTGLGGKGVLVTGGAGGIGSAVVRAFAEEGARVAVHYHRSEDNARALAAEVAGVALRADLTAEADVDALVPEAVKALGRLDVLVANAGVWPAPDEPVWSMSLARWRQTLAENLDSVFLCCRAFLRHVESTGTGNIVLIASTAGLFGEAGHADYAAAKGALASGFLKSLKNEIARIAPQGRVNTVCPGWTAVPRNQDKLGDTAFVHRVTRTMPLRKLGRPEDVARTVVSLASDRVSGHVTGEVITVAGGMEGRVLNEA